The window tgtaattttcgaatttatataaagtaccaaaataaagtacaattttttgtattttttcaaatttatgagaaatacataaactaaaatttatatatatatttttgtaatttttctttttgcaatgaaataaagtaaaatagtcaaaatagttatattagacctaaattcacatattcacgcaaaaaatgtgaaaattctcggggagggtcaaaaatcaggtgtctacaacTAACGGCACCTGTTCTTTTGATAGATCACTACCTTTTACTACAGTAACGTAATGGATTAAGTGATCATCCAGGTCCGTGGTGCCATCATACATTTTCAGATatggtggcattttgaaggtttttggaatagAGTGAGGAGGTGCCCCTTCGCTGTATGGCTGTTCGACGAATCAGACCACGTTACGTTTTGGTAACATCTTCAAAGCGCCCGATATTTTATCAACCCTTTACTAATGCTCTTTCATCTGGTCGCGGGGTGTTTTGTTCTCGTTTTCCAtctctttcattttctttaaaatggtTGCAAGTGCATTGTTGCTTGCATCAGTGACAGTACGGGTGTTACCTGTCCGTATGGTTTCTGGCTCATCGGCGACAGCTGCAATTTCTGCGGGTAACGTGTCTTCGATATCCCTCTAAACGGGTTTCTCGAGTATGTTGCTCAAGGTGTTTGTCAACCATTCTTCTAATAGCCTTTTTACGGCCGGTGGTGCTTCTCCTACTGCGGATGTTGAGGTTTCCCTCTCGCGCAAGACAGTTAAACCATCGTGCAGGGGGGTGAGATCTCTCCCTCAGGTGTAGTACTTGGTGTTACGTTTTCGTTGTCTTCTCCACTGGCTTCATTGAGGGAATTCAGGAGGTTGTTCGTGACACCTACTATTGCCTTCAGCCTTGCTTCTCCTTTTCGTGCTATTGTTGGCCTCTGTGAGACTAGAAAGAGGTGGTTATTTCTTTCAAGAATCTCGACGAAACTAAGGTCTCAGCTAGAGAAATTCCCACAGacagcgccaaattgtttgactcaaaagatatcaaaccctttttgaataaatcaatcgaagatgatgaagaggtaaatcttagctaagtataataatCTCTAGGATGAAAAATAGGTAAGGTGAATGCGGATGATAAGGATTCCTTATCTCGTTTAGACCCAAAAGAAAGATCTTCAATAATAATCTTCTCAATCTTTTATGTAAGTAAGTTTACAGTAAGTGTTATGGATTAGCCAAAAAAGCCCCCATTACAAACCTTACAAAGTTGTTTCTTGCTCTATATAAAAGGATCCCAACCTTGCTGAGCTCTAAAAAAATAAGTTATAGGGAATATTCGAGAGAATATTCCGGATGTTCCCTAATGGGCCTGCACTACTGCAAGGATCGTACCGTCTTTTGTTTGCCTTAAGGTCGCCCTCTGCAAGATGTCGAGCTGTGTGGATCTCGTCGTTCGTCGTGCTCATCAACGGTCGTGTTTGTCCAAATTTGGACATCCATACAATGCTTCTGGAGACAGGTTGATGATGCTTGCTAGATCATTATGATTCACCATTTACTTTGTTGCACAAATTTTACTGCGAATCCAGAGACGGAACCATAAATTGAAAAATGTGAGTTCAAAATTCTAATtcatttaatttattaagtttttaattaaaaagttaCACATATTCATTTaagttattaaaataaatataaagtttAGTCCAATATTACGGGGTTCCACCTAATTTGCAAGTCCAATGTTGTCTCCGTCGCTGCATTACTGTATTGTTGAGTGTTGAGGTGAGCCATCTACTTTTGATGGAGGTTGTCATTTGCTGTTTTAGCTTATTTTAACGTTAAGGTGCATACTATATCTTACATTCATGTATCAGTTGCTCCTGATTCGTGGTGAGATATGAATTATGTTACATGGACTGTTATGCGATCTTTATGTTACTTTTATGCTGTTTTgcttattttatgacttgcaaaTTGCAATCAGTATATTGATTTGGTTTATGACGTGATGATGAAAGCCGGTTCGTTTAGCGATAGAAATTCGTTTAAGTGTGGGTTTTAGATCGTTATaaacttaaaaagaaaaaagttacgAGTTCGAAAAAAATGTAACTTTTTTACTGCAATAGCTATCAAACaaatacaacttcaaatcttgaaACAAGaaaattgtttttgtttttcttgcgtCACAATCTTATCAAGAACGAGTCTTTGCTTATGAATTAGTCAGACCATAGGGGCAGTATCTTGGAAACACGTGATCATGTAGCCACTGCTATTGTCTTTGCTCGCACGTGACCTATACTTCATTAAACTTAATTGCAGCCTATTAGGAAACCGTGAATGCCTATGATATTATCGCTTTACTTTCTTTATTGTGAAAATGCACGAAGACCTCGTTCAAATTGTCCCGAAAAATGATTTACGTACCTAAATTTTTCGGGTGATCTAGTACCACTCTATTCTTATTCAAAATGAAATTAGTATCTCCTTCAAAGGTGGGATGACAGAGAAACTAATTTCATCTTACTCAAAGTGCGTGAAAGGCTGAGAAAATGTAAAAAGCTACTTAAATTTTAGAAATATTAATTTTTCATTGGTTATTACATTTAATTACACTTAATTAGTTGTATTTGATATAATACTAAcccttttattttcatttttctgttttcttttcttctcattcctcttcccttttcttctttctctttcctcCATTGTCACAAGAGAGCAGCACCATACAAGCAAGCATAATCATAACGGAACAAAAATTAAAGATTTATAGCTCTTTCTATACCTATTTTATCATCTCCTCCACCCTTCAATTGTTCTTCACAGCTTGGTCGGAGCAAACAACTAAGGTGAAAACGAAAACCCAACACTTTATTGGATCTTTCTTAGCTTCCTCTTGCTTTGCGGTTGTGCTCTATACATTAACTttactttatatatatttattttttgaccAAGATGAAAGAAGAAAATTGACTAGAAAACCCCAAAAAGAGAAACCATTTTCTTGTCAATATATAGTTTCTCTTTCAAAAGTTCCATCAAAAAAACTTTTTCTGAAAAATTCACTTCTTTAGTTGTAATTTGGTTGTCCATGGAGATCCGACAAATGAGACTGAAATTTCTTAggcaagttggaaaatttgataaaaatatttggaatatttttgagagaaagaaaggttcgGTTGGGGGAGGAGGACGATTATTCCGgtcaaagaaagaaaagaaatgaaaaaactTGGAAAAATGTCACGTGTCAGCGAATGTAAACACTGCTTGGGTAAAATTTGGTTGTGACATTTTAGGGATTAAATAATTCATCTTGGATAAGAATAGGGTGGTAATAGAATACCTCTAAAATTTAGATGTGTAAATAATTTTCCAGGAAAAATTGAAGGGGTCTTTATgcattttctcttctttctttcctttttttccccATTTTTTCTGTAGATATTATCGTTAAATATAATGATTTACAGGCCGTAAATTTCTTTGTTGTTTGGCTGTCAAAATAATATCAGACTCTTCGTTAAGTTGTTTCACTTTACGAAGGAAACAATTTGATCcacttattttgtttgctttgCTACCTTCCCAATATTTTATTGCTATGCATATTTGGGGGAATGGTCCCGGTATAATGATTGTGGGAAAACTAAAAGCATAAAGAAAAGGTTGGCGATATTACCAAACTCAAAATGATTCTCTCACGCTACTTTTTTCAACATCATCATAAAATTTCACTAGtaaaactaaaaattgaaaacaagAAGTTCTTTTTTTTATGATAATAATAGCGTTAATTATCAATCATGATTTCTTGCATAAGCTAAGCTACTAATTtcatttatcaaaaaaaaaaaacatactaCAAAAGAATGAAAAAATCAAGAAACAAAAACTCAACTGGGAAAATTGTTTTGGCCCCCTGCCTAGTGGATGTAAAGTGAAGTTGCTACCGTTCTTTCTATCAATAGAAATTTCTAATATTcacaacaaatagagaaaatcaacTCTCTCAAACAGCTACAACATaagaaaaattaataatataaaCAACGAATATGTAATTTAAACTTGAATCTTCTTATTTCTAATACCTCTAATTAATTGAAAAAACCTGTATTCGACCGAAAATGTTGATAAGAAACCCAATGATACACGACTCTTTCTCCTCTCAAGAGTAATTAATTTTtagatattttaattaataacCATAATGGTGCAGTTTTCACTAGCAATTTAATAACACCAGTGTTCATACAATTGGATAATTATACCCATAATATTAGTACTAATCTTTTTGAAACTACACCAAACTTTGACTAAAACCAAATCAGACCTGATCTACTTTTCCACACGCaggaaaatgcaaaaagaaagacagAAGTAAATGATTAAAAAGATTTCTAAAGAActcaattttcatattttatacGAAACACTACAATTATTTTtcgatttttattattattatagtcCTATTGCACTGCATTTTACACATTTTCTTAACACTTGAAAGCAAAGAGAATTTACAGTCATACAAAAcgacaaccccccccccccccccccccaccacaCACACCCTTTCTTCCATTCCTTATCCTCCAAATTATCAAATCCTCATGCGGTTCTTGTATACACATACGTAGACCTGCACACACCCAATCCCAACCATTTCCTCGTCCTTATCTTCCTCTCAGATCAAACGAGTGATGAGCATGCAGATTTTGCAGGGTCCCACATGGCAGGAAGCAAGAACCTACGCCCATTCACCCCATGGGCATTATAGCTAGCGCCGGTACTCTTATCAACAAGTACTTGACCCGGATAACCTGGATATGAACCCGACCCAAACATCCCAGTACACGCCGAAACAGCCTCCAAAGGCGCCGTCGCTGGGCCCTGAAAATACCCATTATTAAACGGGTTCGTTACAGTTCCCGCCAACACCGTAGCCACGTTGATAATCATTCCGTCAAcaccaacgtcgccgttaggcgCAACTAACGGCGGAGACTGTGGACCGTAAATGGGCTGATGAAACGGCCAGGCACACTGACCCGCACACTGAGTCTCCGAGTTACCAACCCAAGCATAAGCAAAACGGATTTTGCCGCGTGTCGAACCATGGGTCCCACATCTGCTCATACAAAAACCTTCAACAAAAACATCCTTCGCCGTTAACACCAAGTTAACAGACCTGCCCATATGACCACCTTTCGAAGCCAAATACACAATATGCGAATTTTTCAGAGATTTTCCTAGAGAATAATTTTCGTCTAGGATTTGTTTCCCTACTATGAGGGTAGAGGCACCAGTTTTGTATTTTTCAGTTGTTTTCCACCAAGATGCAGCTGAAGGAAGCGGGGCTTTTGGGGAGTTGAGAGATTGAAGAAAATCAACGATTATGGACCGTTGGATGGGTGTGAACTTACCGTA of the Nicotiana tabacum cultivar K326 chromosome 7, ASM71507v2, whole genome shotgun sequence genome contains:
- the LOC107822785 gene encoding protein EXORDIUM-like 2, with product MASNYSSATVPSILLLLLCSTSLFVASMAALVKEQPLVLKYHNGALLKGTITVNLIWYGKFTPIQRSIIVDFLQSLNSPKAPLPSAASWWKTTEKYKTGASTLIVGKQILDENYSLGKSLKNSHIVYLASKGGHMGRSVNLVLTAKDVFVEGFCMSRCGTHGSTRGKIRFAYAWVGNSETQCAGQCAWPFHQPIYGPQSPPLVAPNGDVGVDGMIINVATVLAGTVTNPFNNGYFQGPATAPLEAVSACTGMFGSGSYPGYPGQVLVDKSTGASYNAHGVNGRRFLLPAMWDPAKSACSSLV